A stretch of Eubalaena glacialis isolate mEubGla1 chromosome 10, mEubGla1.1.hap2.+ XY, whole genome shotgun sequence DNA encodes these proteins:
- the LOC133100009 gene encoding glutathione S-transferase P, with protein MPPYTIVYFPVRGRCEAMRMLLADQGQSWKEEVVTMETWPSLKASCLYGQLPKFQDGDLTLYQSNAILRHLGRSLGLYGKDQREAALVDMVNDGVEDLRCKYGTLIYTNYEAGKEDYVKALPQHLKPFETLLSQNHGGQAFIVGNQISFADYNLLDLLRIHQVLASSCLDSFPLLSAYVARLSARPKLQAFLASPEHVNRPINGNRKQ; from the exons A TGCCGCCCTACACCATCGTCTACTTCCCTGTTCGAG ggCGCTGCGAGGCCATGCGCATGCTGCTGGCCGACCAGGGCCAGAGCTGGAAGGAAGAGGTGGTGACCATGGAGACCTGGCCTTCACTCAAGGCCTCCTGT CTGTACGGGCAGCTCCCCAAGTTCCAGGATGGAGACCTGACCCTGTACCAGTCCAATGCCATCTTGCGTCACCTGGGCCGCTCCCTCG GGCTGTATGGGAAGGACCAGCGGGAGGCGGCCCTGGTGGACATGGTGAATGACGGCGTGGAGGACCTTCGCTGCAAATACGGCACCCTCATCTACACAAACTAC GAGGCGGGCAAGGAGGACTATGTGAAGGCACTGCCCCAGCACCTGAAGCCTTTTGAGACCCTGCTGTCCCAGAACCACGGCGGCCAGGCCTTCATCGTGGGCAACCAG ATCTCCTTTGCCGACTACAATCTGCTGGACTTGCTTCGGATTCACCAGGTCCTGGCCTccagctgcctggactccttcccCCTGCTCTCGGCCTACGTGGCCCGCCTCAGCGCCCGGCCCAAGCTCCAGGCCTTCCTGGCCTCCCCGGAGCACGTGAACCGCCCCATCAATGGCAACAGGAAACAGTGA